A genomic stretch from Streptococcus oralis includes:
- a CDS encoding TetR/AcrR family transcriptional regulator encodes MQKRDRRVSKTKKAIYQAFLQVLNDKGYDATTVQDIIDLADVGRSTFYCHYESKELLLDELCRYLFHHLFEREGHLTTEDYLAHIFLHFQKNQDHVTSLLFSKNDYFLRQLHKELEHHVYPMVAEDLQEAYPNIPASYLKHFVVTNFIETLTWWLKKGKSYTEDQVVRFYLDVIEMTSTKSLEI; translated from the coding sequence ATGCAAAAAAGAGATCGTCGGGTTAGCAAGACGAAAAAAGCCATTTATCAAGCTTTTCTACAAGTTTTGAACGACAAAGGCTATGATGCCACTACTGTCCAGGATATCATTGACCTAGCAGATGTTGGACGTTCTACTTTTTACTGTCACTATGAAAGCAAGGAACTCCTTTTAGATGAACTCTGCCGCTACCTCTTTCATCATCTCTTTGAAAGGGAAGGACACTTGACTACCGAGGACTACCTCGCACATATCTTTTTACATTTTCAAAAAAACCAAGACCATGTCACCAGTCTCCTTTTTTCCAAAAACGACTACTTTCTCCGCCAACTACACAAGGAACTCGAACACCATGTTTACCCCATGGTAGCGGAGGATTTGCAAGAGGCCTATCCAAACATACCGGCTTCCTACCTCAAACATTTTGTAGTAACCAATTTTATCGAAACACTGACCTGGTGGCTTAAAAAAGGAAAATCTTATACCGAAGACCAAGTGGTGAGATTTTACTTAGATGTGATTGAGATGACTTCTACAAAATCACTCGAAATTTAA
- a CDS encoding ABC transporter permease/substrate-binding protein — MANLISTFQDRFSDWLTALSQHLQLSLLTLLLAIFIAIPLAVYLRYHEKLADWVLQIAGIFQTIPSLALLGLFIPLMGIGTLPALTALVIYAIFPILQNTITGLKGIDPSLQEAGIAFGMTRWERLKKFEIPLAMPVIMSGIRTAAVLIIGTATLATLIGAGGLGSFILLGIDRNNASLILIGALSSAVLAIAFNFLLKVMEKAKLRTIFSGFALVTILLGLSYSPAILAQKEKENLVIAGKLGPEPEILANMYKLLIEENTSMTATVKPNFGKTSFLYEALKKGDIDIYPEFTGTVTESLLQPVPKVGHEPDQVYQVARDGIAKQDHLAYLKPMSYQNTYAVAVPKKIAQEYGLKTISDLKKVEGQLKAGFTLEFNDREDGNKGLRSMYGLNLNVATMEPALRYQAIQSGDIQITDAYSTDAELARYDLQVLEDDKQLFPPYQGAPLMKEALLKKHPELETVLNQLAGKISESQMSQLNYQVGVEGKSAEQVAKEFLQEQGLLKK, encoded by the coding sequence ATGGCTAATTTGATATCAACTTTTCAGGATCGTTTTAGTGATTGGTTGACAGCTCTATCTCAACATTTGCAGTTGTCACTTTTGACCTTGTTACTAGCTATTTTTATAGCGATTCCTTTGGCTGTTTATCTTCGCTATCATGAGAAGTTGGCCGACTGGGTCTTGCAGATTGCAGGGATTTTCCAGACCATTCCGTCTTTGGCCTTGTTGGGACTCTTTATCCCCTTGATGGGAATTGGAACCTTGCCTGCTTTGACAGCACTAGTGATTTATGCGATTTTTCCGATTTTGCAAAATACCATCACTGGGCTAAAGGGAATTGATCCGAGTCTGCAAGAGGCTGGGATTGCCTTTGGGATGACTAGGTGGGAGCGTCTCAAGAAGTTTGAAATTCCACTTGCCATGCCTGTCATCATGTCTGGAATTCGGACGGCAGCTGTATTGATTATCGGTACGGCAACCTTGGCGACCTTGATTGGTGCAGGTGGACTGGGTTCCTTTATCCTTTTGGGAATTGACCGTAATAATGCCAGTCTGATTTTGATTGGGGCTCTTTCTTCTGCAGTGCTTGCCATTGCCTTTAACTTCCTACTAAAAGTGATGGAAAAAGCAAAATTGCGGACGATTTTCTCTGGTTTTGCCTTGGTGACAATATTACTTGGTCTGTCTTATAGTCCAGCCATTTTGGCTCAAAAAGAGAAAGAAAACTTGGTGATTGCTGGAAAATTAGGACCAGAACCCGAAATTTTGGCCAATATGTATAAGTTGCTGATTGAAGAAAATACCAGTATGACCGCGACTGTTAAACCGAATTTTGGGAAAACAAGCTTCCTCTATGAAGCTCTGAAAAAAGGGGATATTGATATCTATCCTGAATTTACCGGTACAGTGACTGAAAGTTTGCTTCAACCAGTACCTAAAGTAGGTCATGAGCCAGATCAGGTTTATCAAGTGGCGCGTGATGGCATTGCCAAACAGGATCATCTGGCCTATCTCAAACCTATGTCTTATCAAAATACCTACGCTGTAGCTGTTCCGAAAAAGATTGCTCAAGAATATGGCTTGAAGACCATTTCGGACTTGAAAAAAGTAGAAGGACAGTTGAAGGCAGGCTTTACTCTCGAGTTTAATGATCGTGAGGATGGAAATAAGGGCTTGCGATCAATGTATGGTCTCAATCTCAACGTAGCGACCATGGAGCCAGCTCTTCGCTATCAGGCAATTCAGTCGGGCGATATTCAAATTACAGATGCCTATTCGACAGATGCAGAATTGGCGCGTTATGATTTGCAGGTCTTGGAAGATGACAAGCAACTCTTCCCCCCTTATCAAGGGGCACCACTTATGAAAGAAGCTCTTCTCAAGAAACATCCTGAGTTGGAGACAGTTCTCAATCAACTGGCTGGTAAAATTTCTGAAAGCCAGATGAGCCAGCTCAACTACCAAGTGGGTGTCGAAGGCAAGTCAGCAGAACAAGTAGCCAAGGAGTTTCTACAAGAACAAGGTTTGTTGAAGAAATAA
- a CDS encoding ABC transporter ATP-binding protein has protein sequence MIEYKNVALRYTEKDVLRDVNLRIENGEFMVLVGPSGSGKTTMIKMINRLLEPTDGNIYMDGKRIKDYDERELRLSTGYVLQAIALFPNLTVAENIALIPEMKGWTKEEIAQKTEELLAKVGLPVAEYGHRLPSELSGGEQQRVGIVRAMIGQPKILLMDEPFSALDAISRKQLQVLTKELHKEFGMTTVFVTHDTDEALKLADRIAVLQDGEIRQVANPETILKAPATEFVADLFGGSVHG, from the coding sequence ATGATTGAATATAAAAATGTAGCGCTACGCTACACAGAAAAAGATGTCTTGAGAGATGTCAATTTACGAATTGAGAATGGGGAGTTCATGGTTTTAGTGGGTCCTTCTGGATCTGGTAAGACGACCATGATTAAGATGATTAATCGTCTCTTGGAACCAACTGATGGAAATATCTATATGGATGGTAAACGCATCAAAGACTATGATGAGCGTGAACTTCGTCTTTCTACTGGTTATGTTTTACAGGCTATTGCTCTTTTTCCCAATCTAACGGTTGCGGAAAATATTGCCCTGATTCCTGAAATGAAGGGGTGGACTAAGGAAGAGATTGCTCAGAAAACAGAAGAGCTTTTGGCTAAGGTTGGTTTGCCAGTAGCTGAGTATGGACATCGACTTCCTAGTGAATTATCTGGTGGAGAACAGCAACGGGTGGGCATTGTTCGTGCCATGATTGGTCAGCCTAAGATTCTCCTCATGGATGAGCCTTTTTCAGCCTTGGATGCGATTTCGAGAAAACAGTTGCAGGTTTTGACGAAAGAATTGCATAAAGAGTTTGGGATGACAACGGTTTTTGTGACCCATGATACGGATGAAGCTTTGAAATTGGCGGACCGTATTGCTGTCTTGCAGGATGGAGAAATTCGTCAGGTGGCGAATCCCGAGACGATTTTAAAAGCTCCTGCCACAGAATTTGTAGCAGACTTGTTTGGAGGTAGTGTTCATGGCTAA
- a CDS encoding zinc-binding dehydrogenase, whose product MKAVLVKEAGGPEVLQVVEVPKPTVKEGWTLVKVQGFGINHSEIFTRQGLSPSVQFPRILGIECVGLVEETNRPDLQVGQQVISIMGEMGRAFDGGYAEYVLLPDEQVYPVRTELALESLIALPETYYTAFGSYLNLKIEEGDRVLVRAATSGVGIAFAKLLKGQFPNVYLAGSSRSLGKEEQLKEAGFDQVILDKDGVLQTEEQFDRVLDLVGPSAILDTFARTADGGIICSCGLLGGQWTIPDFDPIEMLYRNLYLTTFASGNVSQDKLQALVDFVEYYQVDVRPEKVFSIEQIQDAHAYLESSQSFGKVIVKNEEKE is encoded by the coding sequence ATGAAAGCTGTGCTTGTTAAGGAAGCTGGGGGACCAGAAGTTCTGCAGGTTGTGGAAGTTCCAAAACCGACTGTTAAAGAAGGTTGGACCTTGGTCAAGGTGCAAGGATTTGGAATCAACCATAGCGAGATTTTTACTCGTCAAGGACTATCGCCCTCCGTTCAATTTCCACGGATTTTAGGAATTGAATGTGTGGGACTTGTAGAGGAAACCAATCGTCCCGATTTGCAGGTCGGGCAGCAAGTCATCTCCATCATGGGAGAAATGGGGCGTGCTTTTGATGGTGGTTATGCTGAGTATGTTTTGCTACCAGATGAACAGGTTTATCCTGTGAGGACAGAGCTTGCTTTGGAAAGTTTAATCGCTCTGCCTGAAACCTACTACACAGCATTTGGCTCTTATCTCAATCTCAAGATTGAGGAGGGAGACCGAGTTCTGGTTCGGGCAGCGACTAGTGGTGTTGGGATTGCTTTTGCAAAACTTCTCAAGGGGCAATTTCCAAATGTCTATCTAGCGGGAAGTAGCCGTAGTCTGGGCAAGGAAGAGCAACTAAAAGAGGCAGGATTTGATCAGGTAATTTTGGATAAGGATGGTGTCTTGCAAACGGAAGAGCAGTTTGACAGGGTTCTGGATCTTGTCGGTCCGAGTGCCATTCTTGATACATTTGCTCGGACGGCAGATGGTGGTATAATATGCTCTTGTGGCTTGCTGGGCGGTCAATGGACTATTCCAGACTTTGATCCTATTGAAATGCTTTACCGCAATCTCTACTTGACTACCTTTGCTTCTGGCAATGTGTCTCAAGACAAGCTACAAGCTTTGGTGGACTTTGTGGAGTATTATCAGGTGGATGTGCGACCTGAAAAAGTATTTTCTATTGAGCAAATTCAGGATGCGCATGCTTATCTGGAAAGTAGCCAGTCTTTTGGCAAGGTTATCGTAAAAAATGAGGAGAAAGAATGA
- a CDS encoding nuclear transport factor 2 family protein: MSKQVQNAQNLYIHAIQDGCVAEAQAQSVGDTYIQHSTGVPDGKEGFATFFANFFERHPEREMKIVRTIEDGNLVFVHVHQFLNGGEAQWVTTDTFRADENGRIVEHWDVIDYYRTPENGQLDQIFGDFEIKDLDKTAENKKTVRRFLTEIFQNGELEQWSDYVADDLIQHNHEIGQGSDAYKNYVAEHEITFDFVFQLLGQGNYVVSYGQTQIDGVAYAQYDIFRLENGLIVEHWDNKEVMPKVEDLTNRGKF, translated from the coding sequence ATGTCAAAACAAGTCCAAAATGCGCAAAATTTATATATTCATGCCATTCAAGACGGGTGCGTTGCTGAGGCTCAAGCCCAATCTGTAGGAGATACCTACATTCAGCACTCTACAGGTGTGCCAGATGGGAAAGAAGGTTTTGCGACTTTCTTTGCAAATTTCTTTGAGCGCCACCCTGAGCGTGAGATGAAGATTGTTCGCACCATTGAGGATGGCAATCTGGTCTTTGTCCATGTCCATCAATTTCTCAATGGCGGGGAAGCTCAATGGGTAACGACAGATACTTTCCGTGCGGATGAGAATGGACGCATCGTGGAGCATTGGGATGTCATTGACTACTATCGAACACCTGAAAATGGCCAATTAGATCAGATTTTTGGTGATTTTGAGATCAAGGATTTGGACAAAACGGCAGAAAATAAAAAAACCGTTCGTCGTTTCTTGACAGAAATTTTCCAAAATGGGGAGCTGGAGCAGTGGAGTGATTATGTGGCAGACGATTTGATTCAGCATAATCATGAGATTGGACAAGGAAGTGATGCTTATAAAAACTATGTGGCTGAACATGAGATTACTTTCGACTTTGTTTTCCAGCTTTTGGGACAAGGAAACTATGTGGTCAGCTATGGCCAGACTCAGATTGATGGCGTTGCCTATGCCCAGTATGACATCTTCCGTTTGGAGAATGGCTTGATTGTTGAGCATTGGGACAATAAAGAAGTCATGCCTAAGGTAGAAGACTTGACCAACCGAGGAAAGTTTTAA
- a CDS encoding MarR family transcriptional regulator, protein MKDSHLVAHHIRLLNGRIFQKLLSQDPEALYRSEQGKILAVLWNSETGCATATDIALATGLTNNTLTTMLKKLEEQGLVTFSQCGSDKRKKYVKLTERGWFQKEVGHRISQKLDAIFYKGFSEDEIRQFENYQERILANLKEKEKEA, encoded by the coding sequence ATGAAGGATAGTCATTTAGTTGCCCATCATATTCGTTTGTTAAATGGGCGGATCTTTCAAAAGTTATTGAGTCAGGATCCTGAAGCTCTTTATCGGAGTGAACAGGGAAAGATTTTAGCGGTTTTATGGAATAGTGAAACTGGCTGTGCAACCGCGACAGATATTGCGCTGGCGACTGGTCTCACTAACAATACGCTAACGACGATGCTGAAAAAGTTGGAAGAGCAGGGTTTGGTGACCTTTAGTCAGTGTGGTTCAGACAAGCGAAAAAAATACGTCAAATTGACTGAGCGGGGTTGGTTCCAGAAAGAAGTTGGTCATCGTATTAGTCAAAAGTTGGATGCGATTTTTTACAAAGGTTTCTCAGAAGATGAAATTCGCCAGTTTGAAAATTATCAGGAACGTATTTTAGCCAATCTGAAAGAGAAAGAAAAAGAGGCTTAA
- a CDS encoding O-antigen ligase family protein, whose product MKSIGLLDKIRGLSKKDFFLYLMIISIFLPFYLFLALFALYLIGLLVTGEMKGIIKGLAKHPVLLFFIAYSSIISIVAKNWLGLVASLLMFLFLVFFSYYQKRLTHAFFRLILQTILFGSVLSAAFATLEHFQIVKKFNYAFLSPNMQVWHQNRAEVTFFNPNYYGIICCFCIMIAFYLFTTTKLRWLKIFCVLAGFVNLFGLNFTQNRTAFPAIIAGAIIYLFTTIKNWRAFWLSIGVFGIGLCFLFSSDLGVRMGTLDSSMEERVSIWNAGMTLFKQNPIWGEGPLTYMNSYPRIHAPYHEHAHSLYIDTILSYGLIGTILLSISSVIPVHMMMDMSQESGKRPIIGLYLSFLTVVAVHGIFDLALFWIQSGFIFLLIMCSLPLEHRTLVSEMTD is encoded by the coding sequence TTGAAATCAATTGGATTACTGGATAAGATAAGAGGGCTTTCGAAAAAAGATTTCTTTTTGTATTTGATGATCATAAGTATCTTTTTACCTTTTTATTTGTTCTTAGCTCTCTTTGCTTTATATTTGATAGGTTTACTTGTTACTGGGGAGATGAAGGGAATTATCAAAGGATTGGCCAAACATCCTGTACTTCTCTTTTTTATTGCCTACAGTAGTATCATCTCTATCGTCGCCAAGAACTGGCTTGGATTGGTTGCATCTTTACTGATGTTTCTCTTCCTCGTTTTCTTTAGTTATTACCAGAAACGTCTGACACATGCTTTCTTTCGACTGATACTGCAGACAATCTTGTTTGGTAGTGTGCTCTCTGCGGCTTTTGCTACCTTGGAGCATTTCCAAATTGTAAAGAAATTTAACTATGCCTTTCTTTCGCCCAATATGCAAGTATGGCACCAGAACCGTGCAGAGGTCACCTTCTTTAATCCTAACTACTATGGGATCATTTGTTGCTTCTGTATCATGATTGCCTTTTACCTCTTTACAACGACGAAGTTGAGATGGTTGAAAATCTTTTGTGTGCTAGCAGGTTTTGTGAATCTATTTGGTTTGAATTTTACGCAGAATAGAACAGCCTTTCCTGCCATCATTGCTGGTGCCATCATTTATCTCTTTACAACCATTAAAAACTGGCGCGCCTTCTGGCTCAGTATTGGAGTTTTTGGGATTGGCCTTTGTTTCCTCTTCTCAAGCGATTTGGGTGTCCGTATGGGAACCCTAGATTCTTCAATGGAAGAGCGTGTTTCAATCTGGAATGCGGGTATGACTTTGTTTAAGCAAAATCCGATCTGGGGTGAGGGTCCGCTGACCTATATGAATTCCTATCCGAGAATTCATGCACCTTACCACGAACACGCGCATAGTCTTTACATCGATACTATTTTAAGTTATGGTTTGATTGGAACCATTCTCCTATCCATTTCTTCGGTGATTCCGGTTCACATGATGATGGATATGAGTCAGGAGTCTGGTAAACGACCAATTATCGGTCTTTATCTCTCCTTCCTTACAGTAGTTGCTGTACATGGAATTTTTGACTTGGCTCTCTTTTGGATTCAGTCAGGATTCATCTTCTTGCTAATTATGTGCAGTCTACCACTGGAACATCGAACACTGGTGTCCGAAATGACAGATTAA
- the gtfA gene encoding sucrose phosphorylase — protein MTIQNKTMLITYSDSLGNNLKDLYENLEEHFGDAIGGVHLLPFFPSTGDRGFAPVDYDEVDPAFGDWEDVKRLGEKYYLMFDFMINHISRQSKYYKDYQEKHEASEFKDLFLNWDKFWPENRPTQADVDLIYKRKDRAPKQEILFADGSVEHLWNTFGEEQIDLDVTKEVTMAFIRKTIQHLAGNGCDLIRLDAFAYAVKKLDTNDFFVEPDIWNLLDKVRDIAAEYGTELLPEIHEHYSIQFKIADHDYYVYDFALPMVTLYTLYSSRTERLAKWLKMSPMKQFTTLDTHDGIGVVDVKDILTDEEIDYASNELYKVGANVKRKYSSAEYNNLDIYQINSTYYSALGDDDIKYFLARLIQAFAPGIPQVYYVGLLAGKNDLKLLEETKEGRNINRHYYSNEEIAEEVQRPVVKALLNLFSFRNRSEAFDLEGTIDVETPTAHSIVIKRQNKDKSVTAVAEIDLQSQTYQVVENGRKIQF, from the coding sequence ATGACCATTCAAAATAAAACCATGTTGATTACTTACTCAGATAGTCTTGGAAATAACCTTAAAGACTTGTATGAGAATTTGGAAGAACATTTTGGCGATGCTATTGGGGGAGTTCACCTTCTACCATTTTTCCCGTCAACAGGAGATCGTGGATTTGCACCAGTTGACTATGATGAAGTGGATCCAGCGTTTGGTGATTGGGAGGATGTTAAGCGTTTAGGTGAGAAATATTATCTTATGTTTGACTTTATGATTAACCATATTTCTCGTCAATCTAAGTATTATAAGGACTATCAAGAAAAACATGAAGCTAGTGAATTCAAAGATCTCTTTTTAAACTGGGACAAGTTTTGGCCGGAAAATCGTCCGACACAAGCTGATGTAGACCTAATTTACAAGCGTAAGGATCGTGCACCAAAGCAAGAAATTCTTTTTGCAGATGGTTCAGTAGAACATTTGTGGAATACCTTTGGTGAAGAGCAGATTGATCTTGATGTGACCAAAGAAGTAACGATGGCATTCATCCGTAAGACGATTCAACATCTAGCAGGTAACGGGTGTGATTTGATTCGCCTAGATGCCTTTGCTTATGCAGTGAAGAAATTGGATACCAATGATTTCTTTGTGGAACCAGATATTTGGAATTTATTGGACAAAGTTCGAGATATCGCTGCTGAGTATGGGACAGAGCTCTTACCTGAGATTCATGAACACTATTCGATTCAGTTTAAAATAGCGGACCATGATTACTATGTTTACGATTTTGCTCTTCCAATGGTGACTCTTTATACTCTTTACAGTTCCAGAACAGAGCGCTTGGCTAAGTGGTTAAAGATGAGCCCGATGAAGCAATTTACGACTCTAGACACCCATGATGGGATTGGAGTGGTGGATGTCAAGGATATCCTGACTGATGAGGAAATTGACTATGCTTCAAATGAGCTCTATAAGGTTGGAGCTAATGTTAAACGTAAGTACTCCAGTGCAGAGTATAACAATCTAGATATCTACCAAATCAATTCAACCTATTATTCTGCGCTTGGAGATGATGATATCAAGTACTTCCTCGCTCGTCTGATTCAAGCTTTTGCTCCAGGCATTCCTCAGGTTTACTATGTGGGTCTATTAGCAGGAAAAAATGACTTGAAATTATTAGAAGAAACCAAAGAAGGTCGAAATATTAATCGTCATTACTATAGTAATGAGGAAATAGCAGAAGAAGTTCAACGTCCTGTGGTGAAGGCCCTTCTTAATCTATTTTCTTTCCGTAATCGGTCAGAGGCCTTTGACCTAGAAGGGACTATTGACGTTGAAACACCAACAGCTCATAGCATTGTAATCAAACGTCAAAATAAAGACAAGTCCGTAACAGCAGTAGCAGAAATTGATTTGCAGAGTCAGACCTATCAAGTAGTGGAAAACGGCAGAAAAATTCAGTTCTAA
- a CDS encoding carbohydrate ABC transporter permease, which translates to MKNAERKANFSKYILLTLGSIIILIPLLATIFSSFKSTKDIVNNFFGFPTQPTLENFQRLLADGIGGYYWNSVVITVLSLAVVMIFIPMAAYSIARNMSKRKAFGIMYTLLILGIFVPFQVIMIPITVMMSKLGLANTWGLIILYLAYAVPQTLFLYVGYIKISIPDSLDEAAEIDGAGKFTTYFKIIFPMMKPMHATTLIINALWFWNDFMLPLLILNKDSKMWTLPLFQYNYQGQYFNDYGPSFASYIVGIVTITIVYLIFQKHIISGMSNGAVK; encoded by the coding sequence ATGAAAAATGCAGAAAGAAAAGCTAATTTCAGTAAATATATCTTGCTAACACTGGGATCTATTATCATCTTAATTCCACTCTTAGCAACAATATTTAGTTCCTTTAAGTCTACCAAAGACATCGTTAATAATTTTTTCGGATTTCCGACTCAACCGACCTTAGAGAATTTTCAACGCCTTTTGGCTGATGGTATCGGAGGCTACTATTGGAATTCAGTTGTAATCACGGTTCTATCTTTGGCTGTTGTCATGATTTTTATCCCCATGGCTGCTTACTCTATAGCACGTAATATGTCTAAGAGAAAAGCTTTTGGTATTATGTATACGCTTTTGATTTTAGGGATTTTTGTTCCTTTTCAAGTTATCATGATTCCTATTACAGTTATGATGAGTAAGCTAGGACTAGCCAACACTTGGGGATTAATTATCCTTTATCTGGCTTACGCTGTTCCACAGACTCTCTTTCTCTATGTAGGCTACATTAAGATTTCCATTCCAGACAGTCTGGATGAAGCAGCAGAAATTGACGGTGCTGGAAAGTTTACTACCTATTTTAAGATTATCTTTCCTATGATGAAGCCCATGCATGCGACAACTTTGATTATCAATGCTCTCTGGTTCTGGAATGACTTTATGTTGCCACTCTTGATTCTGAATAAGGATTCCAAGATGTGGACTTTACCTCTCTTCCAATACAACTACCAAGGTCAGTACTTCAATGACTATGGCCCAAGTTTTGCATCTTATATTGTGGGAATTGTAACGATAACCATTGTCTACCTCATCTTCCAAAAACATATCATTTCAGGAATGAGTAACGGGGCAGTGAAGTAA
- a CDS encoding carbohydrate ABC transporter permease codes for MKKLIEKYWGWLFVLVPLVLQAVFFYVPMFQGAFYSLTNWTGLTYNYKFVGLNNFMLLMSDPKFMNAIGFTLIITICMVVGEIILGIWIARALNSKIKGKTFFRAWFFFPAVLSGLTVALIFKQLFNYGLPAIGNSLGIEFLKTSLLGTNGGAIFAAIFVLLWQGVAMPIIIFLAGLQSIPTEITEAARIDGASSKQIFWKVELPYLLPSVSMVFILALKGGLTAFDQVFAMTGGGPNNATTSLGLLVYNYAFKSNQFGYANAIAVILFLLIAVISIVQLRVSKKFEI; via the coding sequence ATGAAAAAATTGATTGAGAAATATTGGGGCTGGCTCTTTGTCCTTGTTCCCCTTGTACTACAGGCTGTATTCTTCTATGTACCCATGTTTCAAGGTGCCTTCTACAGCCTGACTAACTGGACTGGTTTGACCTATAATTATAAGTTTGTCGGACTCAATAACTTTATGCTCCTCATGAGCGATCCTAAGTTTATGAACGCTATAGGCTTTACATTGATCATTACTATTTGTATGGTGGTTGGTGAGATTATTCTGGGGATCTGGATAGCCCGAGCTCTCAACTCGAAGATAAAGGGGAAAACTTTCTTCCGAGCTTGGTTTTTCTTCCCAGCTGTCCTATCTGGATTGACTGTGGCTCTCATCTTTAAGCAACTTTTCAACTACGGATTGCCAGCTATAGGGAATTCCTTAGGAATTGAATTTCTTAAAACCAGCCTTCTAGGAACGAATGGCGGTGCAATCTTTGCAGCAATCTTCGTCTTGCTTTGGCAAGGGGTAGCCATGCCTATTATCATCTTCTTAGCTGGTCTTCAGTCTATCCCGACTGAGATTACAGAAGCAGCTAGAATTGATGGAGCTAGCAGCAAACAAATCTTTTGGAAGGTGGAACTTCCTTATCTTCTACCAAGCGTTTCCATGGTCTTTATCTTGGCTCTAAAAGGTGGTTTGACAGCATTTGACCAGGTTTTTGCCATGACAGGTGGCGGTCCGAATAATGCGACCACCTCTCTAGGACTTCTGGTATACAACTATGCCTTTAAGAGCAATCAATTTGGTTATGCCAATGCCATTGCAGTTATCTTGTTCCTCTTGATTGCGGTTATTTCTATTGTCCAGTTGAGAGTATCTAAGAAATTTGAAATCTAA
- a CDS encoding extracellular solute-binding protein: MRWYNKMSLIAATGLCLLGLSACSSQEESTDGKVTIEYFNQKGEMVDTLREIAKDFEKENPNVHIKVVNVPNAGEVLKTRVLAGDIPDVVNIYPQSIELQEWAKAGYFEDLSNKDYLKRVKNHYADKYAIDGKIYNIPYTANAYGIYYNKDKFKELGLKVPETWEEFEELVDTIIAKGETPFAIAGADTWTLNGYHQLALATSTGGGKEANDYLRFSKPNAIKSSDSVLKDDFRLLDLFRKKGSMQTNWQGAGYTDVVGAFARGDALMTPNGSWAITAINAQDPKFNVGTFPFPGKQKGQSLTIGAGDLSWSISSSSKHKKEANAFVEYMSRPEVMQKYYDVDGSPTAIEGVKEAGSDAPLAGLAELAFTDRHLVWLAQDWTSESDFYTLTGNYITTGNKEDMAKALNAFFNPMKADVE; the protein is encoded by the coding sequence ATGAGATGGTATAACAAGATGAGCTTAATTGCTGCTACAGGACTCTGCCTTTTGGGGCTGTCAGCTTGTAGTAGTCAAGAAGAGTCAACTGATGGCAAGGTAACGATTGAATATTTCAATCAGAAGGGTGAAATGGTTGATACCCTTCGTGAGATTGCCAAAGACTTTGAAAAAGAAAATCCGAATGTGCATATTAAAGTAGTGAATGTCCCTAACGCTGGGGAAGTACTCAAAACTCGCGTTCTGGCTGGAGATATTCCTGATGTTGTTAATATCTATCCCCAGTCTATTGAATTACAAGAATGGGCTAAAGCTGGATACTTTGAAGATTTATCTAATAAAGACTATCTTAAGAGAGTTAAGAATCATTACGCAGATAAATATGCGATAGATGGAAAGATTTACAATATCCCTTATACTGCTAATGCTTATGGTATCTATTACAACAAGGATAAATTTAAAGAACTGGGATTGAAAGTTCCAGAGACTTGGGAGGAATTTGAGGAATTAGTTGATACGATTATAGCAAAAGGGGAAACACCTTTTGCCATTGCAGGAGCAGATACTTGGACCTTGAATGGTTATCATCAGTTAGCTCTTGCCACTTCTACAGGTGGCGGTAAGGAAGCGAATGATTACCTACGTTTTTCCAAGCCAAATGCCATAAAGTCTTCAGATTCAGTGCTTAAAGATGATTTCAGGCTGTTAGATTTATTCCGCAAAAAAGGTTCCATGCAAACCAACTGGCAAGGAGCAGGCTATACTGACGTTGTCGGTGCCTTCGCTAGAGGCGATGCCCTGATGACTCCAAATGGTTCTTGGGCTATCACAGCAATCAATGCGCAAGACCCTAAGTTTAATGTTGGAACGTTCCCTTTCCCTGGAAAGCAAAAAGGACAAAGCTTGACCATTGGAGCAGGAGACCTATCTTGGTCTATCTCGTCAAGTAGTAAGCACAAGAAAGAAGCCAATGCTTTTGTTGAATATATGTCACGTCCAGAAGTTATGCAGAAATATTATGATGTGGACGGCTCACCAACAGCTATTGAAGGTGTCAAGGAAGCTGGGTCAGATGCACCGCTAGCTGGTCTTGCTGAACTAGCATTTACAGATCGACATCTCGTTTGGCTAGCTCAAGACTGGACCAGTGAAAGTGATTTTTATACCTTGACTGGGAACTATATTACAACTGGAAACAAAGAGGATATGGCGAAAGCACTAAATGCATTCTTCAATCCGATGAAAGCAGACGTAGAGTAG